A stretch of the Excalfactoria chinensis isolate bCotChi1 chromosome 25, bCotChi1.hap2, whole genome shotgun sequence genome encodes the following:
- the LOC140262576 gene encoding gastrokine-1-like, with protein MKFTIVATVLLGLVLTPALSQFQFQDVKVNRRQFPRTVTINVGLGFQTLTIDRSSLVAIIEANTAENAWTTVWNYGTGYIATKLPREGVCYISQMDRVLMPALDSIAVLAEQTNNVKGETVLSRSVRYVVTRRHARELRTYGNDIFALCSGLPTFIAFEESQQEGVNQIFYNQDACYRLDVLNLLGIDYCRAGKV; from the exons ATGAAATTCACT ATTGTTGCTACCGTCCTTCTTGGACTTGTGCTGACTCCAGCTCTTTCCCAGTTCCAA TTTCAGGATGTGAAAGTAAATAGGAGACAGTTCCCTAGGACAGTCACCATCAATGTTGGCCTCGGCTTCCAAACACTGACCATCGATAGAAGCTCCCTTGTGGCAATCATTGAGGCAAATACAGCTGAGAATGCATGGACAACCGTTTGGAACTACGGAACT ggCTACATTGCAACCAAACTTCCACGAGAGGGAGTCTGCTATATCTCTCAAATGGACAGAGTCCTGATGCCTGCTCTTGACTCAATTGCCGTCCTTGCTGAACAGACCAAC AATGTGAAAGGAGAAACCGTGCTCTCAAGGTCAGTCAGATACGTCGTCACCAGAAGACACGCTCGTGAACTCAGGACTTACGGAAACGATATCTTCGCTCTCTGCAGTGGACTCCCAACTTTCATTGCTTTCGAAGAGTCACAGCAGGAGGGTG taAACCAGATTTTCTACAACCAAGACGCATGCTACAGACTTGATGTCCTGAACCTGTTGGGCATTGACTACTGCCGTGCTGGCAAAGTTTGA